Proteins from one Cryptomeria japonica chromosome 4, Sugi_1.0, whole genome shotgun sequence genomic window:
- the LOC131052128 gene encoding receptor kinase-like protein Xa21: MDLSCNNLSGTIPVAFKKMKMLQHLNLSSNSLTGEVAKGGAFATLDASEVMKNLGLCGGWINLPPCSHSNHKHPPVSKNVIIPVVVGIAILIMSLLLVVYSYRSCKHSTAPALKVWPQKISYEELANATGGFNVENLSGMGSFGSVYKGILQNGTNIAVKVLKLQDEHAQQSFSRECNALERVRHRNVIKIISACSNLDFKALILPFMSNGSLEKWLYPPEGGGCRLNLSDRIRIAMEIAQGMAYLHH, translated from the coding sequence ATGGATCTTTCTTGCAATAATTTGTCAGGTACAATACCGGTGGCTTTCAAAAAGATGAAAATGCTCCAACACCTCAATCTCTCTTCAAACAGCTTAACTGGAGAGGTCGCAAAGGGAGGAGCTTTTGCAACACTTGATGCCTCAGAAGTTATGAAAAATCTTGGCCTCTGTGGTGGATGGATAAACTTGCCACCATGCTCTCATTCCAATCACAAACACCCACCAGTCTCCAAAAATGTAATAATTCCTGTTGTAGTCGGCATTGCAATATTGATCATGTCTCTTCTATTGGTAGTATATTCCTATAGATCATGCAAACATTCTACTGCCCCTGCTCTCAAAGTATGGCCTCAAAAAATTTCATATGAAGAACTTGCAAATGCAACTGGTGGGTTCAATGTTGAAAATCTTTCAGGAATGGGTAGTTTTGGGTCGGTTTATAAAGGGATTCTACAGAATGGTACAAATATTGCTGTTAAAGTTCTCAAGTTGCAAGATGAACATGCTCAGCAAAGTTTCAGTAGAGAATGCAATGCATTAGAGAGAGTTCGACATCGAAATGTAATTAAAATCATTTCAGCATGCTCCAACCTTGATTTTAAGGCCTTAATTCTTCCATTCATGTCAAATGGAAGTTTAGAGAAATGGCTATACCCTCCTGAAGGGGGTGGATGCAGATTAAATTTGAGTGATCGAATAAGGATAGCAATGGAGATAGCACAAGGAATGGCATACCTTCACCATTAA